CTGTGGGACAGTGATTGAGAAGTTCCAGCTCGGTGGACGAGGAACTCATTTTTGTCCTCAGTGTCAAAGGAGGGACTGATGGGAAAAATCATTGGAATTACAGGAGGAATTGCCTCTGGTAAGTCAACTGTGACAAATTTTCTAAGAGAAAAAGGCTTCCAAGTGGTGGATGCCGATGCAGTCGTCCATGATCTACAAAAACCTGGGGGTCGTCTTTATCAGGTTTTAGTCCAGCATTTTGGACAGGAAATTCTCTTAGAAAATGGAGAACTCAATCGTCCTCTCCTAGCTAGTCTCATCTTTTCAAATCCTGAGGAGCGGGAATGGTCTAAGCAAACACAAGGAGAGATAATTCTTGAGGAACTGGCAGCATTGCGTGACCAGTTAGCCCAGACAGAAGCAATTTTTTTCATGGATATTCCCCTGCTTTTTGAACAGGGATATGCCAACTGGTTTGATGAAACGTGGCTGATCTATGTGGACTATGATGTCCAGTTAGAACGTTTCATGAAAAGGAATCATCTTTCTAAGGAAGTCGCCGAGTCTCGTCTGGCAGCTCAGTGGTCTTTAGAAGAAAAGAAAAAATTGGCGAGTCATATATTAGATAACAATGGCAGTCGTGATCAGCTCGTGAGTCAAGTAGTGAAGTTACTTGAAGGAGGCGATAGCTGTGCAAGAGATTAGTTGGAAAGAGAATCTTCGTGTCGCCTGGTTCGGTAGTTTTCTAACGGGCGCCAGCATTTCCTTGGTCGTTCCTTTCATGCCTATCTTTGTAGAGCAGTTGGGAATTGAAGGGGACCAAGTTGCTTTTTATGCTGGATTAGCCATCTCAGTTTCGGCTGTTTCAGCAGCTCTAGTTTCTCCTATCTGGGGTATTCTTGCTGACAAGTACGGTCGAAAGCCCATGATGATTCGAGCTGGGCTTGCCATGACCATCACTATGGGAGGTTTGGCCTTCGTGCCAAATATCTATTGGCTACTCTTTCTGCGCTTGCTTAATGGTGTATTTACTGGTTTTGTCCCCAATGCAACGGCCTTGATTGCTAGTCAGGTACCTAAAGATAAGTCTGGAGCGGCTCTGGGGACTTTATCTACAGGTGTTGTTGCAGGAACACTGACGGGTCCCTTTGTTGGAGGCTTGGTTGCTGAAATTTTTGGTATTCGTAATGTCTTTTTATTGGTAGGTGCTTTCTTATTTCTAGCTGCAATCCTAACCATTTTCTTTATCAAGGAAGATTTTCAGCCAGTGGCTAAGGAGAAGGCTATCCTAACGAAAGAAGTATTTTCTTCTTTCAAGTATCCTAGGCTTTTAGCGAACCTATTTTTGACGAGCTTTGTCATTCAATTTTCAGCTCAATCAATTGGTCCCATTCTAGCTCTCTATGTGCGTGACTTAGGGCAAACTGAGAATCTCCTCTTTGTATCAGGATTGATTGTATCCAGCATGGGATTTTCTAGCATGATGAGTGCTGGAATTCTAGGAAAACTTGGCGATAAGGTAGGGAATCATAGATTGTTGGTCACGGCACAGATTTATTCCGTCATCATTTACCTTCTTTGTGCCCATGCGACCAGCCCCCTTCAACTTGGCTTGTATCGTTTTCTCTTTGGTTTGGGAACGGGAGCTCTCATACCGGGAGTCAATGCCCTTCTCAGTAAAATGACTCCAAAATCAGGTATTTCAAGGATTTTCGCCTTCAACCAAGTCTTTTTTTATCTCGGTGGAGTGATTGGACCTATGGCGGGATCTGCAGTTGCAGGATATTTGGGCTATCATGCTGTCTTTTATGCGACAGCAGCCTGTGTAGCTTTCAGTTGTTTATGTAACATAGTGCAATTTAGATCATTATTAAAAGTAAAGGAAATCTAGTGCGAGTAAAAATCAATCTCAAGTGCTCCTCTTGTGGTAGCATCAATTATCTAACCAGTAAGAACTCCAAAACTCATCCAGACAAGATTGAGGTGTTAAAATATTGTCCAAAGGAAAGAAAAGTAACTTTACATCTTGAATCTAAGTAGAATTTATGGTAAAATAATAGGGATTTTAAGGAGTTTGATATGTATAACCTATTATTAACCATTTTATTAGTATTATCTGTTGTGATTGTGATTGCGATTTTCATGCAACCAACCAAGAACCAATCCAGCAATGTATTTGATGCCAGCTCAGGTGATTTGTTTGAACGTAGTAAAGCGCGTGGTTTTGAAGCTGTGATGCAACGTTTGACAGGTATTTTAGTCTTTTTCTGGCTAGCCATTGCCTTAGCATTGACGGTATTATCAAGTAGATAAGAAATGGGCAGGACTAGGTCTTTGCCTATTTTTATTTTTATACTCTTCAAAAATCAAATTCAAACCACGTCAGCGTCGGCTTGTCGTATATGTGTTACTGACTTCGTCAGTTCTATCCACAACCTCAAAACGGTATTTTGAGCAACCTGCGACTAGCTTTCTAGTTTGCTCTTTGATTTTTATTGAGTATTAAATGATGTTTGAGAAGGTCTTACAGTTAAAGAAAATTAAAAAATCTAGAAAGAAAACATGAAAGATAAAATTAAAGAATATTTGCAAGAGAAGGGGCGAGTGACGGTAAATGATCTAGCTCAGGCTCTCGGAAAGGATGGGTCCAAGGATTTCCGTGAGTTGATTAAAACCCTGTCTCTGATGGAAAGAAAGCACCTGATTCGTTTTGAAGATGATGGTAGTTTATGTCTGGACCAAAAGAAGAAACATGAAATTACCCTCAAAGGGATTTTTCATGCCCATAAAAACGGCTTTGGCTTTGTCAGTCTAGAAGGCGAAGAGGACGATCTTTTTGTAGGAAAAAACGATGTCAACTATGCCATTGATGGTGATACCGTAGAGGTGGTCATCAAGAAAGTCGCTGACCGCAACAAGGGAACTGCTGCAGAAGCAAAAATTATCGATATCTTAGAGCATAGCCTGACGACAGTTGTCGGGCAAATCGTTTTGGATCAGGAAAAGCCCAAGTATGCGGGCTACATTCGTTCAAAGAATCAGAAAATCAGCCAACCGATTTATGTGAAGAAACCGGCTATCAAGTTGGAAGGGACAGAGGTTCTCAAGGTCTTTATCGATAAATACCCAAGTAAGAAACATGATTTCTTTGTCGCTAGTGTGCTAGACGTGGTGGGGCACTCGACTGATGCTGGGATTGATGTTCTTGAAGTCTTGGAATCCATGGATATTGTTTCAGAATTTCCAGAAGCTGTTCTCAAGGAGGCAGAAAGTGTACCGGAAGCTCCGTCTCAAAAGGATATGGAAGGTCGTCTGGACCTGAGAGATGAGATTACCTTTACCATTGACGGTGCGGATGCCAAGGACTTGGACGACGCAGTACACATCAAGACTTTGAAAAATGGAAATCTAGAACTCGGAGTTCACATCGCAGATGTTTCCTACTATGTGACCGAGGGTTCTGCCCTTGACAAGGAAGCCCTTAACCGCGCGACTTCTGTCTACGTGACAGACCGAGTGGTGCCAATGCTTCCAGAGCGTTTGTCAAACGGCATCTGCTCTCTCAATCCTCAAGTAGATCGCTTGACCCAGTCTGCTATTATGGAAATTGATAAACACGGTCGTGTGGTTAATTACACCATTACCCAAACAGTTATCAAGACTAGCTTCCGTATGACCTATAGCGCTGTCAATGACATCCTAGCTGGCGATGAGGAAAAGAGACAAGAGTTTAAGAAAATTGTTCCAAGTATCGAACTCATGGCCAAGCTCCATGAAAGGCTAGAAAGCATGCGTGAGAAACGTGGTGCCCTTAACTTTGATACCAGTGAAGCTAAGATCTTGGTGGATAAAAAAGGCAAGCCAGTTGATATCGTTCTTCGTCAGCGTGGTGTTGCTGAGCGGATGATTGAGTCCTTCATGTTGATTGCTAATGAAACGGTTGCCGAGCACTTTAGCAAGCTGGATCTACCTTTCATTTATCGGATTCACGAGGAGCCCAAGGCTGAAAAAGTTCAGAAGTTTATTGATTATGCTTCAAGCTTTGGTTTGCGGATTTATGGGACTGCCAGTGAGATTAGCCAGGAGGCGCTTCAAGACATCATGCGTGCTGTTGAGGGAGAACCCTATGCGGATGTATTGTCAATGATGCTTCTCCGTTCTATGCAACAGGCTCGTTATTCAGAGCATAATCACGGTCACTATGGACTAGCGGCCGACTATTACACTCACTTTACCAGCCCCATTCGTCGTTATCCTGACCTTCTTGTTCACCGAATGATTCGGGATTACGGCCGTTCTAAGGAAATAGCAGAGCATTTTGAACAAGTGATTCCAGAGATTGCAACCCAGTCTTCCAACCGTGAACGTCGTGCCATCGAGGCGGAGCGTGAAGTCGAAGCCATGAAAAAGGCTGAGTACATGGAAGAATACGTGGGCGAAGAGTACGATGCGGTTGTGTCTAGCATCGTTAAATTCGGTCTCTTTGTCGAATTGCCAAATACAGTCGAAGGCTTGATTCACATTACCAATTTGCCTGAATTTTATCATTTCAACGAGCGTGATTTGACTCTTCGTGGAGAGAAATCAGGAATCACTTTCCGTGTGGGACAGCAGATTCGCATTCGAGTTGAAAGAGCCGATAAGATGACAGGAGAGATTGATTTCTCTTTCGTACCTAGTGAGTTTGATGTCATTGAAAAAAGCTTGAAACAAGCTGGTCGAAGAGACAGGGGTCGTAGTTCAAGTCGTCGTTCAGATAAGAAGGAAGACAAGAGAAAATCAGGACGCTCAAATGATAAGCAAAAGCATTCACAAAAAGATAAAAAGAAAAAAGGCAAGAAACCTTTTTACAAGGAAGTAGCTAAGAAAGGAGCCAAGCATGGCAAAGGGAGAGGGAAAGGTCGTCGCACAAAATAAAAAGGCGCACCACGACTATACAATCGTAGATACGCTTGAAGCAGGAATGGTCCTGACAGGAACGGAAATCAAGAGTGTTCGAGCAGCTCGAATCAATCTCAAGGATGGGTTTGCCCAAGTGAAAAATGGGGAAGTCTGGTTGAGCAACGTTCATATCGCCCCTTACGAAGAGGGCAATATCTGGAATCAGGAACCAGAACGCCGTCGCAAACTCCTGCTCCATAAGAAACAAATTCAAAAATTGGAACAAGAGACCAAAGGGACAGGAATGACCCTTGTTCCCCTCAAAGTCTATCTCAAAGACGGCTATGCCAAGCTTCTTTTAGGACTTGCCAAAGGGAAACATGACTATGACAAACGGGAGTCAATCAAGCGTCGTGAACAAAACCGCGACATCGCGCGTGTGATGAAAGCTGTCAACCAGCGTTAAGAAGAGGAAGTAAAATGGAAAAATTAATTGCCTATAAACGGATGCCCTTGTGGAATAAACAGACCATGCCTGAAGATGTCCAGCAAAAGCATAATACTAAAGTTGGCACTTGGGGAAAAATTACTGTCTTGAAGGGGGCACTCAAGTTTATTGAGTTGACTGAAGATGGTGAGGTTCTAGCTGAACACCTCTTTGAAGCAGGAGCAGACAACCCTATGGCACAACCACAAGCTTGGCACCGAGTTGAGGCCGCAACAGACGATGTAGAATGGTACTTGGAATTTTATTGTAAACCTGAGGATTATTTCCCTAAGAAATACCAGATCAATCCAGTCCATTCAGAGGTCCTAGAAGCTATGCAGACGGTGAAACCAGGAAGAGCCTTGGATTTGGGTTGTGGTCAAGGCCGTAACTCTCTCTTTCTTGCACAGAATGGTTTTGATGTGACAGCTGTGGATCAAAATGAATTATCCCTTGAAATCTTGCAAAGCATCGTAGAGCAAGAGGATCTAGACATGCCTGTCGGACTTTATGATATCAATTCAGCCAGCATTAGCCAAGACTATGATTTCATCGTTTCAACAGTTGTTCTGATGTTCCTACAAGCGGACCGTATTCCAACTATTATCCAAAATATGCAGGAGCA
This window of the Streptococcus sp. D7B5 genome carries:
- the tehB gene encoding SAM-dependent methyltransferase TehB, producing MEKLIAYKRMPLWNKQTMPEDVQQKHNTKVGTWGKITVLKGALKFIELTEDGEVLAEHLFEAGADNPMAQPQAWHRVEAATDDVEWYLEFYCKPEDYFPKKYQINPVHSEVLEAMQTVKPGRALDLGCGQGRNSLFLAQNGFDVTAVDQNELSLEILQSIVEQEDLDMPVGLYDINSASISQDYDFIVSTVVLMFLQADRIPTIIQNMQEHTTVGGYNLIVCAMDTEDYPCSVNFPFTFKEGELADYYKDWELVKYNENPGHLHRRDENGNRIQLRFATMLAKKVK
- the rnr gene encoding ribonuclease R, which encodes MKDKIKEYLQEKGRVTVNDLAQALGKDGSKDFRELIKTLSLMERKHLIRFEDDGSLCLDQKKKHEITLKGIFHAHKNGFGFVSLEGEEDDLFVGKNDVNYAIDGDTVEVVIKKVADRNKGTAAEAKIIDILEHSLTTVVGQIVLDQEKPKYAGYIRSKNQKISQPIYVKKPAIKLEGTEVLKVFIDKYPSKKHDFFVASVLDVVGHSTDAGIDVLEVLESMDIVSEFPEAVLKEAESVPEAPSQKDMEGRLDLRDEITFTIDGADAKDLDDAVHIKTLKNGNLELGVHIADVSYYVTEGSALDKEALNRATSVYVTDRVVPMLPERLSNGICSLNPQVDRLTQSAIMEIDKHGRVVNYTITQTVIKTSFRMTYSAVNDILAGDEEKRQEFKKIVPSIELMAKLHERLESMREKRGALNFDTSEAKILVDKKGKPVDIVLRQRGVAERMIESFMLIANETVAEHFSKLDLPFIYRIHEEPKAEKVQKFIDYASSFGLRIYGTASEISQEALQDIMRAVEGEPYADVLSMMLLRSMQQARYSEHNHGHYGLAADYYTHFTSPIRRYPDLLVHRMIRDYGRSKEIAEHFEQVIPEIATQSSNRERRAIEAEREVEAMKKAEYMEEYVGEEYDAVVSSIVKFGLFVELPNTVEGLIHITNLPEFYHFNERDLTLRGEKSGITFRVGQQIRIRVERADKMTGEIDFSFVPSEFDVIEKSLKQAGRRDRGRSSSRRSDKKEDKRKSGRSNDKQKHSQKDKKKKGKKPFYKEVAKKGAKHGKGRGKGRRTK
- a CDS encoding multidrug efflux MFS transporter codes for the protein MQEISWKENLRVAWFGSFLTGASISLVVPFMPIFVEQLGIEGDQVAFYAGLAISVSAVSAALVSPIWGILADKYGRKPMMIRAGLAMTITMGGLAFVPNIYWLLFLRLLNGVFTGFVPNATALIASQVPKDKSGAALGTLSTGVVAGTLTGPFVGGLVAEIFGIRNVFLLVGAFLFLAAILTIFFIKEDFQPVAKEKAILTKEVFSSFKYPRLLANLFLTSFVIQFSAQSIGPILALYVRDLGQTENLLFVSGLIVSSMGFSSMMSAGILGKLGDKVGNHRLLVTAQIYSVIIYLLCAHATSPLQLGLYRFLFGLGTGALIPGVNALLSKMTPKSGISRIFAFNQVFFYLGGVIGPMAGSAVAGYLGYHAVFYATAACVAFSCLCNIVQFRSLLKVKEI
- the rpmG gene encoding 50S ribosomal protein L33, with translation MRVKINLKCSSCGSINYLTSKNSKTHPDKIEVLKYCPKERKVTLHLESK
- the secG gene encoding preprotein translocase subunit SecG, whose product is MYNLLLTILLVLSVVIVIAIFMQPTKNQSSNVFDASSGDLFERSKARGFEAVMQRLTGILVFFWLAIALALTVLSSR
- the smpB gene encoding SsrA-binding protein SmpB, with product MAKGEGKVVAQNKKAHHDYTIVDTLEAGMVLTGTEIKSVRAARINLKDGFAQVKNGEVWLSNVHIAPYEEGNIWNQEPERRRKLLLHKKQIQKLEQETKGTGMTLVPLKVYLKDGYAKLLLGLAKGKHDYDKRESIKRREQNRDIARVMKAVNQR
- the coaE gene encoding dephospho-CoA kinase (Dephospho-CoA kinase (CoaE) performs the final step in coenzyme A biosynthesis.); amino-acid sequence: MGKIIGITGGIASGKSTVTNFLREKGFQVVDADAVVHDLQKPGGRLYQVLVQHFGQEILLENGELNRPLLASLIFSNPEEREWSKQTQGEIILEELAALRDQLAQTEAIFFMDIPLLFEQGYANWFDETWLIYVDYDVQLERFMKRNHLSKEVAESRLAAQWSLEEKKKLASHILDNNGSRDQLVSQVVKLLEGGDSCARD